The Nycticebus coucang isolate mNycCou1 chromosome 2, mNycCou1.pri, whole genome shotgun sequence genome includes a window with the following:
- the LOC128562579 gene encoding coatomer subunit zeta-1-like, with product MEALILEPSLYTVKAILILDNDGDRLFAKYYDDTYPSIKEQKTFEKNIFNKTHRTDSEIALLEGLTVVYKSSIDLYFYVIGSSYENELMLMAVLNCLFDSLSQMLRKNVEK from the coding sequence ATGGAGGCACTGATTTTGGAACCCTCCCTGTATACTGTCAAAGCCATCCTGATTCTGGACAATGATGGAGATCGACTTTTTGCCAAGTACTATGATGACACCTACCCCAGCATCAAGGAGCAAAAGACATTTGAGAAGAACATTTTCAATAAGACCCATCGGACCGACAGCGAAATTGCCCTCTTGGAAGGTCTGACAGTGGTATACAAAAGCAGTATCGATCTTTATTTCTATGTAATCGGCAGCTCCTATGAAAATGAGCTGATGCTTATGGCTGTTCTGAACTGCCTCTTCGACTCACTGAGCCAGATGTTGaggaaaaatgtagaaaagtgA